The Terriglobia bacterium genome has a window encoding:
- a CDS encoding type II toxin-antitoxin system PemK/MazF family toxin — protein sequence MGRTRKVASPRRGDVFVVDFDPTIGAEIRKRRPALVIQNDIDNRHSPVTIVAAITSQVDVALYPTEVQVRPPEGGLSKPSLVLLNQIRSIDARRLVQRLGRVRPETMRRVDRALKIGLGLVGV from the coding sequence ATGGGACGGACGCGAAAGGTAGCGTCCCCGAGGCGGGGCGACGTGTTCGTCGTGGACTTCGATCCAACGATCGGTGCGGAGATCCGGAAAAGGCGCCCCGCTCTCGTCATCCAGAACGACATCGACAATCGCCACAGCCCCGTCACCATCGTCGCGGCCATCACGTCGCAGGTCGACGTCGCGCTGTACCCCACCGAGGTCCAGGTCCGACCGCCGGAGGGAGGGCTGTCCAAGCCGTCGCTGGTGCTCCTGAACCAGATCCGCTCCATCGACGCACGCCGCCTCGTCCAGCGGCTCGGACGCGTCAGGCCGGAGACGATGCGGCGGGTGGACCGCGCCCTCAAGATCGGTCTCGGGCTGGTGGGGGTCTGA
- a CDS encoding type II toxin-antitoxin system Phd/YefM family antitoxin → MAITRHGEPVAAVVAAEDLERLERLRVAGPEGGLASIAGGWKGSEELVETIREIKRTRPRPSRSR, encoded by the coding sequence ATGGCGATCACGCGGCATGGTGAGCCCGTCGCGGCCGTGGTCGCCGCCGAGGACCTCGAACGCCTCGAGCGCCTGCGCGTCGCCGGCCCCGAAGGCGGACTCGCCAGCATCGCCGGCGGATGGAAAGGATCGGAGGAGTTGGTCGAGACGATCCGCGAGATCAAACGGACCCGGCCGAGGCCGTCCCGAAGTCGCTGA
- a CDS encoding glutamate synthase has protein sequence MSDARAILRSRMRLVSGTPQERRTLEGGCGVIGIVGTAPLPGRFIIRPCCQMRNRGNAKGGGVAAVGLFGDLREHYAIHVAYLEAGLREEIERDFIFSRFDVAHVERQESLDDHREAGLSIRPPAVVRYFSRVREDVLTAFRAETGIEDRGAAEDEIVYQNSFRLNRTYYVRERPGAFVLSHGRDLMILKGVGYAEEIARFYRLEERRAHLWIGHQRYPTRGRVWHPGGAHPFAGLHEALVHNGDFANYHAVTEYLRQRGIVPLFVTDTEVSVLLFDLYTRVLGYPLEYVIEALAPTPEGDFERLSKRRQRIYRAIQASHLHGSPDGPWFFIVARAEPLSLAPQLIGITDVSMLRPQVFSLQVGDESYGAIASEKQAIDAFFEGLAAEDPRVPPVADRYWNARGGSCTDGGAFAFTVRRNGSGAVLDVRDKFGTEVTAEATGARERAPHVLSRPGRPAVAAAAEGGGWEREGSGWLPGVPFGTRLAPGSASFGLAERLMRDLRRGEFGAFAEGAAKARSEGGRAGWRAALDVLTFLRDRRWPAGGQRHAFVLAAADRAIREELDALPGPAAADGLGAVRLTRDTAEISLGPPPDADACLAVDARGFDPEGPGSTSRALVAAHAAGWRRYVVYGARGDRFLGCGLGPDTSDVRIDVYGSSGDYLGSGMDGATLVVHGDAQDQVGQILKAGRIVVFGSVGQTFLYGAKGGEAFVMGSAAGRPLINAVGKIRAILNGTCLDYCAESFMAGDQLGGGFVVINGLAYDGGEVIGLETKYPGNNLFSLASGGACYLNDPYRTVTEDQLNGASFVPFKQADWNVVLPYLRLNEDLFGISIRHDLLIVDGVLKWPKEVFRKIVASVATGKLDWSSLPA, from the coding sequence TTGAGCGACGCCCGCGCGATCCTACGCTCCCGCATGCGTCTCGTCTCCGGCACGCCGCAGGAGCGCCGCACCCTCGAGGGGGGCTGCGGCGTCATCGGGATCGTCGGCACGGCGCCGCTTCCGGGCCGGTTCATCATCCGCCCCTGCTGCCAGATGAGGAACCGCGGCAACGCCAAGGGGGGCGGCGTCGCGGCCGTCGGCCTCTTCGGCGACCTCCGCGAGCACTACGCGATCCACGTGGCGTACCTCGAGGCCGGGCTCCGGGAGGAGATCGAGAGGGACTTCATCTTCTCCCGCTTCGACGTCGCGCACGTCGAGCGCCAGGAGAGCCTCGACGACCACCGCGAGGCCGGCCTCTCGATCCGGCCTCCCGCGGTCGTGAGGTACTTCTCCCGTGTGCGTGAGGACGTCCTCACGGCCTTCCGCGCCGAGACCGGGATCGAGGATCGCGGGGCCGCCGAGGACGAGATCGTCTACCAGAACAGCTTCCGGCTCAACCGGACCTACTACGTCCGCGAGCGCCCCGGAGCGTTCGTCCTCTCCCACGGCCGGGACCTGATGATCCTCAAGGGCGTGGGATACGCCGAGGAGATCGCGCGCTTCTACCGGCTCGAGGAGCGGCGCGCCCACCTCTGGATCGGGCACCAGCGCTACCCCACCCGCGGCCGCGTTTGGCACCCGGGGGGCGCCCACCCGTTCGCGGGGCTCCACGAGGCGCTGGTCCACAACGGCGACTTCGCGAACTACCACGCGGTGACCGAGTACCTCCGCCAGCGCGGCATCGTCCCGCTGTTCGTGACGGACACCGAGGTCTCGGTGCTCCTGTTCGACCTCTACACGCGCGTCCTGGGGTACCCGCTGGAGTACGTGATCGAAGCGCTCGCGCCGACGCCCGAGGGGGACTTCGAGCGGCTGAGCAAGAGGCGCCAGCGGATCTACCGCGCGATCCAGGCGTCGCACCTCCACGGCTCCCCCGACGGCCCCTGGTTCTTCATCGTGGCCCGCGCGGAGCCTCTGAGTCTCGCGCCGCAGCTCATCGGGATCACCGACGTCTCGATGCTGCGGCCGCAGGTGTTCTCGCTGCAGGTCGGCGACGAGAGCTACGGCGCGATCGCCTCGGAGAAGCAGGCGATCGACGCCTTCTTCGAGGGGCTCGCGGCCGAGGACCCGCGGGTGCCGCCGGTGGCGGACCGGTACTGGAACGCCCGGGGTGGAAGCTGCACCGACGGCGGCGCGTTCGCCTTCACGGTGAGGCGAAACGGGAGCGGCGCCGTCCTCGACGTGCGGGACAAGTTCGGGACCGAGGTGACCGCCGAGGCGACGGGCGCGCGCGAGCGCGCGCCGCACGTTCTCTCGCGTCCGGGCCGTCCCGCCGTGGCCGCCGCGGCGGAGGGCGGCGGATGGGAGCGGGAGGGGAGCGGCTGGCTGCCCGGCGTTCCGTTCGGGACCCGGCTCGCGCCCGGAAGTGCTTCGTTCGGACTCGCCGAGCGACTCATGCGCGATCTGAGGCGCGGAGAGTTCGGCGCCTTCGCCGAAGGGGCGGCGAAGGCGAGGAGCGAGGGAGGTCGCGCCGGCTGGCGCGCGGCGCTCGATGTCCTGACGTTCCTCCGCGACCGCCGGTGGCCGGCGGGAGGGCAGCGACACGCGTTCGTCCTCGCCGCCGCGGACCGCGCGATCCGGGAGGAGCTCGACGCGCTCCCCGGCCCCGCGGCGGCCGACGGCCTGGGAGCGGTCCGGCTCACGCGGGACACGGCGGAGATTTCGCTCGGCCCGCCTCCCGATGCCGACGCGTGCCTCGCCGTGGACGCGCGAGGGTTCGATCCCGAGGGGCCGGGGTCGACGTCGCGGGCTCTCGTCGCCGCTCACGCTGCCGGGTGGCGCCGCTACGTGGTCTACGGCGCTCGAGGGGACCGCTTCCTCGGCTGCGGCCTGGGGCCCGACACCTCGGACGTGCGGATCGACGTCTACGGCTCGAGCGGCGACTACCTCGGCTCGGGGATGGACGGCGCGACGCTCGTCGTCCACGGCGATGCCCAGGATCAGGTCGGGCAGATCCTCAAGGCCGGCCGGATCGTCGTCTTCGGAAGCGTCGGGCAGACGTTCCTGTACGGCGCCAAGGGCGGCGAGGCGTTCGTGATGGGCTCCGCGGCGGGGCGGCCCCTGATCAACGCGGTCGGCAAGATCCGCGCGATCCTGAACGGCACCTGCCTCGACTACTGCGCCGAGAGCTTCATGGCGGGGGACCAGCTCGGCGGCGGGTTCGTGGTGATCAACGGCCTCGCCTACGATGGCGGCGAGGTGATCGGCCTCGAGACCAAGTACCCGGGGAACAACCTGTTCTCGCTGGCGTCCGGGGGCGCCTGCTATCTCAACGATCCGTATCGGACCGTGACCGAGGACCAGTTGAACGGCGCCAGCTTCGTGCCGTTCAAGCAGGCGGACTGGAACGTGGTCCTGCCGTACCTTCGCCTCAACGAGGACCTCTTCGGGATCTCGATCCGACACGACCTCCTGATCGTGGACGGCGTCCTCAAGTGGCCGAAGGAGGTCTTCCGCAAGATCGTCGCGAGCGTCGCGACCGGCAAGCTCGATTGGTCGTCGCTCCCGGCGTGA
- a CDS encoding alpha-hydroxy-acid oxidizing protein: protein MSRNHDLTPRPAPPLRPIPRPCRVIRSTRCMNCGTCIEACVYDCHERRADDPRRMADPKEACCRNCFACVFRCPRQALRLERNPVHAALGDATYTPEIVCSLQEQATEGKVPVSGAGYGGPFDGEGYDGIWTDMSEIVRPTRDGIHGREQIATTVTLGAALPDLCGMVFDAEGSLKSHIPPSREIPIPVVFGLLPFSPGSGAEEALALAASRLTTYASVRAEDRPERFTEHLNHLVVCMRPEELDARRSVLDWATIVEFLPGGGAVAAVARVREINPHVLTVVRVPAGAGAAREIVALADAGAETIHLAAGTDGRGEDGTALLSCLRESHLSLVERGLRDRLTLLASGGVAVAEHVPKAILLGADALVVDVPLLIAMGCTVCSDCGLARPCPLGLGGVDVRWGATRVINLMLAWRDQLLEVLGAMGLRDVRRLRGETGRAIFAADARRGFLERLGRGAAGTPAGAPGGSEAGPRRAAIAVAPHRFATALGPFRVAVDRGRCTDCGLCVASCRPGVHRRTEGKASLEEPRHERCLGPSCLENDWCCVRVCPWDAIEIEDDPTELSLGDRRWTAALLRETWRQARTGAPTPDAPSALSGGSGGGFDALSLETPPGVEPRSGPIDLSIDLNRRSEGPRLAIPIPIYGGGMSFGSVSLQVMMGRARAARRWGTFTSTGEGGYPPELAEYSDHVITQIATGLFGVREETIRLARLVEFKYAQGAKPGLGGHLLGEKNTPGVAAMREAVPGTALFSPFPFHSVYSVEDHKKHLDWIRAIHPEVLISVKVSTAADVDMVAVGSYYAGANVIHLDGAYGGTGAAPDIAKKNIAQPIEYAVAQAHDFLVSEGIRDEVALMASGGVRTAEDALKAIALGADGVVVGTAELVAIDCVRCCNCERGRGCPIGIATTDPSLAPQLTPDLVEARISNLYRAWADHFARRLGELGLSSVRALRGRRDLLAPSREEVRA, encoded by the coding sequence CCGCGCCGCATGGCGGACCCCAAGGAAGCCTGCTGCCGCAACTGCTTCGCGTGCGTGTTCCGCTGCCCGCGCCAGGCGCTCAGGCTCGAGCGGAACCCGGTCCACGCGGCTCTCGGCGACGCCACGTACACACCCGAGATCGTCTGCTCGCTCCAGGAACAGGCGACCGAGGGCAAGGTCCCGGTGAGCGGCGCGGGATACGGCGGCCCGTTCGACGGCGAGGGGTACGACGGGATCTGGACCGACATGTCCGAGATCGTCCGGCCGACGCGCGACGGGATCCACGGCCGAGAGCAGATCGCGACCACCGTGACCCTGGGCGCCGCGCTGCCCGATCTCTGCGGCATGGTCTTCGACGCGGAGGGAAGCCTCAAGTCCCACATCCCTCCGAGCCGCGAGATCCCGATCCCCGTGGTGTTCGGCCTCCTTCCGTTCTCTCCCGGCTCGGGCGCGGAGGAAGCGCTGGCCCTGGCGGCGAGCCGCCTCACGACCTACGCGTCGGTGCGCGCGGAGGACCGCCCCGAGCGGTTCACGGAGCACCTCAACCACCTGGTCGTCTGCATGCGCCCCGAGGAGCTCGATGCGCGGCGGTCCGTGCTCGACTGGGCGACGATCGTGGAGTTCCTGCCGGGCGGAGGCGCGGTCGCCGCCGTCGCGCGGGTGCGCGAGATCAACCCCCACGTGCTGACCGTCGTCCGCGTTCCGGCCGGGGCCGGAGCCGCCCGCGAGATCGTCGCCCTGGCCGACGCGGGTGCCGAGACGATCCACCTCGCGGCCGGGACCGACGGCCGCGGCGAAGATGGCACCGCGCTCCTCTCCTGCCTGAGGGAGAGCCACCTGTCGCTGGTGGAGCGCGGGCTCAGGGACCGGCTGACCCTCCTGGCGTCGGGCGGCGTCGCCGTGGCGGAGCACGTGCCGAAGGCCATCCTCCTCGGCGCCGACGCGCTGGTCGTGGACGTCCCTCTCCTGATCGCGATGGGCTGCACCGTCTGCTCCGACTGCGGCCTCGCGCGTCCATGTCCGCTCGGTCTCGGCGGCGTGGACGTGCGCTGGGGCGCGACGAGGGTGATCAACCTGATGCTTGCATGGCGGGACCAGCTCCTCGAAGTGCTGGGGGCGATGGGACTCCGCGACGTGCGGCGATTGCGCGGCGAGACCGGCCGGGCGATCTTCGCCGCCGACGCGCGGCGCGGGTTCCTCGAGCGCCTGGGCCGGGGCGCCGCCGGGACGCCCGCGGGAGCGCCGGGCGGGAGCGAGGCCGGGCCACGTCGTGCGGCGATCGCCGTGGCGCCACACCGCTTCGCCACCGCGCTAGGCCCCTTCCGCGTCGCCGTGGACCGTGGGCGGTGCACCGATTGCGGCCTCTGCGTCGCGAGCTGCCGGCCCGGGGTCCACCGCAGGACCGAGGGGAAGGCCTCGCTCGAAGAGCCGCGCCACGAGCGCTGCCTCGGCCCGTCCTGCCTCGAGAACGACTGGTGCTGCGTCCGGGTCTGCCCTTGGGACGCCATCGAGATCGAGGACGACCCGACGGAGCTTTCGCTCGGCGACCGCAGATGGACCGCCGCGCTCCTGCGGGAGACGTGGCGGCAGGCGAGGACCGGAGCGCCGACGCCCGATGCCCCGTCGGCGCTCTCGGGGGGCTCGGGCGGGGGCTTCGACGCGCTCAGCCTCGAGACCCCTCCGGGGGTCGAGCCACGCTCGGGCCCGATCGACCTCTCGATCGACCTGAACCGGCGGTCGGAAGGGCCGAGGCTCGCGATCCCGATCCCGATCTACGGCGGCGGCATGTCGTTCGGGTCGGTGTCCCTACAGGTCATGATGGGCCGCGCGCGCGCGGCGCGGCGCTGGGGGACGTTCACCTCGACCGGCGAAGGGGGCTACCCGCCCGAGCTGGCCGAATACTCCGACCACGTCATCACGCAGATCGCCACCGGCCTCTTCGGCGTGCGCGAGGAGACGATCCGGCTCGCGCGCCTCGTCGAGTTCAAGTACGCGCAGGGAGCCAAGCCGGGGCTCGGCGGCCACCTGCTCGGCGAGAAGAACACGCCGGGGGTCGCGGCGATGCGCGAGGCGGTCCCGGGGACGGCGCTCTTCTCGCCGTTCCCGTTCCACTCCGTCTACTCGGTGGAGGACCACAAGAAGCACCTGGACTGGATCCGCGCGATTCACCCCGAGGTCCTGATCTCGGTGAAGGTCTCGACGGCCGCCGACGTGGACATGGTGGCGGTGGGGAGCTACTACGCCGGGGCCAACGTGATCCACCTGGACGGAGCGTACGGAGGGACCGGCGCGGCGCCGGACATCGCCAAGAAGAACATCGCCCAGCCGATCGAGTACGCGGTCGCCCAGGCCCACGACTTCCTGGTCTCCGAGGGGATCCGCGACGAGGTGGCGCTGATGGCGAGCGGGGGCGTCAGGACCGCCGAGGACGCGCTCAAGGCGATCGCCCTCGGCGCCGACGGGGTCGTTGTCGGCACCGCGGAGCTCGTGGCCATCGACTGCGTCCGCTGCTGCAACTGCGAGCGCGGACGGGGCTGCCCGATCGGCATCGCGACCACCGATCCGTCGCTCGCGCCGCAGCTCACGCCCGACCTGGTCGAGGCGCGGATCTCGAACCTCTATCGCGCCTGGGCCGATCACTTCGCGCGGCGGCTCGGGGAGCTGGGACTCTCGTCCGTGCGCGCGCTGCGCGGCCGCCGCGACCTCTTAGCACCGTCGCGGGAGGAGGTGAGAGCTTGA